CAGATGGGCGACGCGGGCACGATCACCGGCGACAATGGCCTGGAGATCGCGGTCGAGGATACCGCCAAGCCGCTCGGCCGGCTCCACGCGCATCGTGGCAAGGTGGTGAGCGGGTCGGTGAAGATCGGCGATGCGCTGCACCTGACGGTCGACGGCGACCGCCGCAGCCGCATCCGCGCCAACCATTCGGCGACCCACCTGCTGCATGCCGCGCTGCGCAACCGTCTTGGCGGCCACGTCACCCAGAAGGGCAGCCTCGTCGCGGCCGACCGCTTCCGCTTCGATTTCTCGCACCCCAAGGCGCTGACCCCTGAGGACATCGCCGCGATCGAGGCCGAGGTGAACCGCCACATCCGCGAGAATGACGCGGTCACCACCCGGCTGATGACCCCCGACGATGCGATCGCGGCCGGCGCGATGGCACTGTTCGGCGAGAAATATGGCGAGGAGGTCCGCGTCCTGTCGATGGGGCGCGGGGACGAGAAGAGCTATTCGGTAGAGCTGTGCGGCGGCACCCATGTCTCGGCGCTTGGCGACATTGCCCTGCTCAAGATTGTCTCGGAAAGCGCCGTCTCCAGCGGCGTGCGCCGGATCGAGGCACTGACCGGCGAGGCCGCCCGGCTGTGGCTCGTCCATCGCGACGACCAGCTCAAGGCCGCCGCCGCCGCGCTCAAGACCTCGCCCGACGACGTCCCCGCGCGCATCGCCGCGCTGGTCGACGAGCGCCGCAAGCTCGAGCGTGAGCTGGCCGAGGCGAAGAAGGCGCTGGCGCTGGGCGGCGGGGCGGCCAAGGTCGATGCGGCGGGCCCGGAGCATGTCGCCGGGGTGAAGTTCCTGCCCCAGGTCGTCGAGGGGCTCGATCCCAAGGGGCTGCGCGGGTTGGTCGATGAGGCCAAGGCGTCGCTTGGATCAGGCGTGTCGGTGATCGTCGCGGTCAACGAGGGACGCGCCAGCGTCGCGGCGGGCGTCACCGCCGACCTCACGGATCGGATCAGCGCGGTCGACCTGGTCAAGGCCGCGGTGGCGGCGCTGGGCGGGCAGGGCGGCGGTGGCCGCCCCGACATGGCGCAGGGCGGCGGTCCCGATGGCGACAAGGCCGCCGATGCGGTGGCCTCGGTGCGCGACATGCTGGCCAAGGTTCCGGCCTGACAATCGCCTGAAGCTCAGTACTGGAAGCTGGCCTGCCGGGTGCGGATACGCGTCCGGACAAGCCGGCATTTCGCTTCGAACCTGCGGAATCCCGCCTGACGGCGCGGCGCCCGGCGTCCGGCACCGACAATGAGGCGCAGCGCGACGAACAGGAACAGGCCGACCGCGAGGGCAAGCGTCGTGGTGAACGGATAATGCAACACAGCCACAGGAATACTCCCCTGCAAGCCCCTTGATGCCTCTTATGCCGATTCGCCGCGATTCGCGCGGTGATCACCGTCACATGGCGCGTGCGAGCGGCATGGTCAGGCAGTGGATGCCGCCACCACAGCGGGTGAACTGGTCGATATCGACCGCCTCGACATCGAATCCGCGGCCACGCAGCACGCCGTTGATCCGGTCGTTCGCCGCGGACGAGATGATCCTGCGCTGGCCCAGCGACAGAATATTGCAGCCCAGCCGACGCGATTCAGCCGGCTCGACCGCGATCAGCTCTATTCCCTGCTCCTCGATCTGCCGGACGAAGGCCGGATCGAGCAACTCGATACAGGCGAGCGCCACGCCTTCGTCCACCATGCAGAATTGGGTATCGAGATGCAGGAGTTCGGGATCGAAAGCGTAGGTAATAACGTCCCAGCGCTGTCCCCGGAAGATTTCGGCCAGCGCCTCCGCCCCGGTCCAGTCCGTCCGTTCGCCCGACCATCCGATGACCACCAGTCCGGATCGCACGATTGCAATGTCGCCGCCCTCGATCCGGCCCTGACGCACATAGGCGGCCGGCGGCGCACCGAGCCCGCGTGCGAAATCGAACGCGCGGTCGGCCTCCTCGCGGCGATGCGGCGTCGCGGGGCGAAGCTTAATCAGGCCCCAGGGCGAGGTCAG
The sequence above is drawn from the Rhizorhabdus dicambivorans genome and encodes:
- a CDS encoding dimethylarginine dimethylaminohydrolase family protein; this encodes MKLDFLGLGARPLAPTRRFAVTSETDRLTDVMLCRPSYLAPVPCCAVTRQSLADGFTLSVDRATAQHRALQAALERHNVRCHLLPPDPALPDMCFTRDALLTSPWGLIKLRPATPHRREEADRAFDFARGLGAPPAAYVRQGRIEGGDIAIVRSGLVVIGWSGERTDWTGAEALAEIFRGQRWDVITYAFDPELLHLDTQFCMVDEGVALACIELLDPAFVRQIEEQGIELIAVEPAESRRLGCNILSLGQRRIISSAANDRINGVLRGRGFDVEAVDIDQFTRCGGGIHCLTMPLARAM